One part of the Denticeps clupeoides chromosome 16, fDenClu1.1, whole genome shotgun sequence genome encodes these proteins:
- the lpcat2 gene encoding lysophosphatidylcholine acyltransferase 2 isoform X2 has product MPPPQRVFALPRQQSLLLPEVLNPFVLDLKLSKGDKIKFVLLGFLLVPLRTICMVLVLLVTWPIAAIVTLGQPLKGAVEPMAGWRRFLCRVVISSLGQLYYLAMGFRVVVKGQQVSSAQAPILVVAPHSSFFDGIVCIVAGLPSTVSRTETLFVPIFGNSRKNTILEIEKRSTSGGHWPQVLIFPEGTCTNRSCLITFKQGAFIPGVPVQPVLLKYPNKLDTISWTWQGPALKTLLLFTLCQPFTTVQIEFMPPQVPTEDEKKSPSLFANRVRALMAQELGLPVTDHTYEDCRLMISAGELTLPMETGLVEFTKISKKLNLKWDNVRKELESFSAIASSCKGGRIKIEEFASFLKLPVSPALQELFALFDRDGNGTIDFREYVIGVTVLCRPANTEEVIQMAFKLFDTDEDQSITQEEFSSLLRSALGVSDLNVSSLFREIDTDGSGHITYSEFESFALSHPEYAKLFTTYLELQRYYALQEAELDSICSSCSSEDLRSEDNQEGSTSDKKED; this is encoded by the exons ATGCCTCCGCCGCAGCGGGTGTTCGCTCTGCCGAGGCAGCAGTCGCTGCTTCTGCCGGAGGTGCTTAATCCGTTCGTGTTGGATTTAAAACTGTCCAAGGGCGACAAAATAAAA TTTGTGTTGCTGGGATTCCTGCTGGTTCCCCTGCGCACCATTTGCATGGTCCTTGTTCTCCTGGTGACATGGCCCATCGCTGCAATAGTAACTCTGGGACAGCCCCTGAAAGGAGCCGTGGAGCCCATGGCGGGATGGAGACG GTTCCTGTGTCGGGTGGTGATATCTTCTCTGGGCCAGCTCTACTACCTGGCCATGGGATTTCGGGTGGTGGTGAAGGGTCAGCAGGTCAGCAGCGCTCAAGCTCCCATTCTGGTGGTGGCGCCCCACTCCAGCTTCTTTGATGgcattgtgtgcattgtggCCGGCCTGCCCTCCACCGTGTCCCGGACAGAGACCTTGTTCGTCCCCATATTCGGCA ACTCTCGTAAGAACACCATCCTGGAAATAGAGAAGAGATCTACTTCAGGGGGGCACTGGCCACAG GTGCTGATCTTTCCAGAGGGTACATGTACCAATCGCTCCTGCCTCatcacatttaaacaag GTGCCTTTATTCCTGGAGTTCCTGTACAGCCTGTTCTTCTAAAGTACCCCAACAAACTG GACACGATATCGTGGACATGGCAAGGGCCCGCGTT GAAAACTCTGCTGCTGTTCACGTTGTGTCAGCCCTTCACCACCGTACAGATTGAG TTCATGCCTCCTCAAGTCCCAACAGAAGATGAGAAGAAAAGCCCAAGTCTGTTTGCCAATAGAGTGCGGGCCCTCATGGCACA GGAACTTGGCTTGCCTGTAACAGACCACACGTACGAGGACTGCCGCTTGATGATATCTGCTGGCGAACTGACTTTGCCAATGGAGACTGGCCTGGTGGAGTTCACTAAGATCAGCAAGAAGCTAAA TCTGAAATGGGACAACGTGAGGAAGGAGCTGGAAAGCTTCTCTGCAATTGCCAGCTCCTGCAAAGGTGGCCGGATCAAGATTGAGGAGTTTGCGAGCTTCCTGAAGCTTCCTGTCAGCCCAGCCCTGCAGGAGCTGTTTGCTCTGTTTGAccgg GATGGGAATGGCACCATTGATTTCAGAGAATACGTTATTGGTGTCACTGTCTTGTGTCGACCAGCCAACACAGAGGAGGTCATTCAAATGGCCTTTAAG ctctttGACACAGATGAAGACCAGAGCATCACACAGGAAGAGTTTTCCAGTCTGCTGCGATCTGCACTGGGCGTGTCTGACCTCAATGTCTCTAGCCTCTTCAGAGAGATAGACACTGATGGGTCTGGACACATAACCTATT CTGAGTTTGAGTCCTTCGCCCTGAGTCATCCTGAATACGCCAAGCTGTTCACCACCTACTTAGAACTGCAGCGCTACTATGCCCTCCAGGAGGCTGAGCTGGACTCCATTTGCAGCAGTTGCAGCAGTGAAGACCTCAGATCAGAAGACAACCAGGAAGGCAGTACCTCTGACAAGAAAGAGGACTGA
- the lpcat2 gene encoding lysophosphatidylcholine acyltransferase 2 isoform X1, with translation MPPPQRVFALPRQQSLLLPEVLNPFVLDLKLSKGDKIKFVLLGFLLVPLRTICMVLVLLVTWPIAAIVTLGQPLKGAVEPMAGWRRFLCRVVISSLGQLYYLAMGFRVVVKGQQVSSAQAPILVVAPHSSFFDGIVCIVAGLPSTVSRTETLFVPIFGRFLRCLQPVLVSRVDPDSRKNTILEIEKRSTSGGHWPQVLIFPEGTCTNRSCLITFKQGAFIPGVPVQPVLLKYPNKLDTISWTWQGPALKTLLLFTLCQPFTTVQIEFMPPQVPTEDEKKSPSLFANRVRALMAQELGLPVTDHTYEDCRLMISAGELTLPMETGLVEFTKISKKLNLKWDNVRKELESFSAIASSCKGGRIKIEEFASFLKLPVSPALQELFALFDRDGNGTIDFREYVIGVTVLCRPANTEEVIQMAFKLFDTDEDQSITQEEFSSLLRSALGVSDLNVSSLFREIDTDGSGHITYSEFESFALSHPEYAKLFTTYLELQRYYALQEAELDSICSSCSSEDLRSEDNQEGSTSDKKED, from the exons ATGCCTCCGCCGCAGCGGGTGTTCGCTCTGCCGAGGCAGCAGTCGCTGCTTCTGCCGGAGGTGCTTAATCCGTTCGTGTTGGATTTAAAACTGTCCAAGGGCGACAAAATAAAA TTTGTGTTGCTGGGATTCCTGCTGGTTCCCCTGCGCACCATTTGCATGGTCCTTGTTCTCCTGGTGACATGGCCCATCGCTGCAATAGTAACTCTGGGACAGCCCCTGAAAGGAGCCGTGGAGCCCATGGCGGGATGGAGACG GTTCCTGTGTCGGGTGGTGATATCTTCTCTGGGCCAGCTCTACTACCTGGCCATGGGATTTCGGGTGGTGGTGAAGGGTCAGCAGGTCAGCAGCGCTCAAGCTCCCATTCTGGTGGTGGCGCCCCACTCCAGCTTCTTTGATGgcattgtgtgcattgtggCCGGCCTGCCCTCCACCGTGTCCCGGACAGAGACCTTGTTCGTCCCCATATTCGGCA GGTTTCTGCGCTGCCTGCAGCCTGTGCTTGTCTCCCGTGTCGACCCAGACTCTCGTAAGAACACCATCCTGGAAATAGAGAAGAGATCTACTTCAGGGGGGCACTGGCCACAG GTGCTGATCTTTCCAGAGGGTACATGTACCAATCGCTCCTGCCTCatcacatttaaacaag GTGCCTTTATTCCTGGAGTTCCTGTACAGCCTGTTCTTCTAAAGTACCCCAACAAACTG GACACGATATCGTGGACATGGCAAGGGCCCGCGTT GAAAACTCTGCTGCTGTTCACGTTGTGTCAGCCCTTCACCACCGTACAGATTGAG TTCATGCCTCCTCAAGTCCCAACAGAAGATGAGAAGAAAAGCCCAAGTCTGTTTGCCAATAGAGTGCGGGCCCTCATGGCACA GGAACTTGGCTTGCCTGTAACAGACCACACGTACGAGGACTGCCGCTTGATGATATCTGCTGGCGAACTGACTTTGCCAATGGAGACTGGCCTGGTGGAGTTCACTAAGATCAGCAAGAAGCTAAA TCTGAAATGGGACAACGTGAGGAAGGAGCTGGAAAGCTTCTCTGCAATTGCCAGCTCCTGCAAAGGTGGCCGGATCAAGATTGAGGAGTTTGCGAGCTTCCTGAAGCTTCCTGTCAGCCCAGCCCTGCAGGAGCTGTTTGCTCTGTTTGAccgg GATGGGAATGGCACCATTGATTTCAGAGAATACGTTATTGGTGTCACTGTCTTGTGTCGACCAGCCAACACAGAGGAGGTCATTCAAATGGCCTTTAAG ctctttGACACAGATGAAGACCAGAGCATCACACAGGAAGAGTTTTCCAGTCTGCTGCGATCTGCACTGGGCGTGTCTGACCTCAATGTCTCTAGCCTCTTCAGAGAGATAGACACTGATGGGTCTGGACACATAACCTATT CTGAGTTTGAGTCCTTCGCCCTGAGTCATCCTGAATACGCCAAGCTGTTCACCACCTACTTAGAACTGCAGCGCTACTATGCCCTCCAGGAGGCTGAGCTGGACTCCATTTGCAGCAGTTGCAGCAGTGAAGACCTCAGATCAGAAGACAACCAGGAAGGCAGTACCTCTGACAAGAAAGAGGACTGA